A single Sporosarcina sp. FSL W8-0480 DNA region contains:
- the thrS gene encoding threonine--tRNA ligase has protein sequence MSVQLEIEKRNHRKLGQELELFMSSEEAPGMPFYLPKGMVLRNELEQFWKRKHEEAGYEEIKTPIMMKQGLWEQSGHWDHYHENMYFSDVDEQQYALKPMNCPGAMLIFNHKRRSYREIPIRYAELGLVHRHELSGSLNGLLRVRAFTQDDAHLFVRKDQIQREVDSVLDLIDDIYSEFGFSYEVELSTRPENFMGSIDLWDEAEQSLEDVLKQRGVAYRINEGDGAFYGPKIDFHILDSLGRSWQCGTVQLDFQMPEKFNCRYINEKNELEYPIIIHRAIFGSVERFLAILVEHYAGEFPLWLAPEQVRIIPIADKHVAYAQEVKKGLAAKGFRVNVDDRAEKMGLKIRESEKQKVPYMMIVGDQEVEKQMVSVRKRKEGDLGQLVIEDVLDLLKVE, from the coding sequence ATGTCAGTACAACTGGAGATTGAAAAAAGGAACCATCGAAAATTAGGTCAAGAACTTGAATTGTTCATGTCGTCAGAAGAAGCGCCGGGCATGCCGTTTTATTTACCAAAAGGGATGGTTTTACGGAATGAGTTGGAGCAATTTTGGAAACGGAAGCATGAGGAAGCAGGCTATGAAGAGATTAAAACACCGATCATGATGAAGCAAGGATTATGGGAACAATCCGGTCATTGGGATCACTATCATGAGAACATGTATTTTTCGGATGTGGATGAACAGCAGTATGCATTGAAACCGATGAATTGTCCGGGTGCGATGCTGATTTTTAATCACAAACGAAGAAGTTACCGGGAAATACCGATCCGTTATGCAGAATTAGGTTTAGTGCATCGCCATGAATTATCAGGCTCTTTGAATGGACTATTGCGAGTACGTGCATTTACACAAGACGATGCACATCTATTTGTCCGGAAAGATCAAATTCAACGGGAAGTCGATAGTGTATTGGATTTGATAGACGATATCTACTCGGAGTTCGGTTTCAGTTATGAAGTCGAATTATCGACAAGACCGGAAAATTTTATGGGCTCCATCGATTTATGGGATGAAGCGGAACAGTCATTGGAAGATGTGTTGAAACAGCGGGGAGTGGCTTATCGTATTAACGAAGGAGATGGCGCGTTTTATGGTCCGAAAATTGATTTTCATATATTGGATTCATTAGGACGGAGTTGGCAATGTGGAACTGTGCAACTGGATTTCCAAATGCCGGAGAAATTTAATTGCAGATATATTAATGAAAAGAATGAACTTGAATATCCGATCATTATCCATAGGGCTATTTTCGGATCAGTAGAGAGATTCCTTGCAATTTTGGTGGAGCACTACGCGGGAGAGTTCCCATTATGGCTCGCACCTGAGCAAGTAAGAATCATACCGATTGCAGATAAGCATGTTGCTTATGCTCAGGAAGTGAAAAAGGGGCTTGCAGCAAAGGGATTCCGTGTTAACGTGGACGATCGAGCTGAAAAGATGGGGTTGAAAATTAGAGAATCAGAGAAGCAGAAGGTTCCTTATATGATGATTGTTGGTGATCAGGAAGTTGAAAAACAAATGGTTTCAGTTCGGAAGCGAAAAGAAGGTGACCTTGGTCAGTTAGTCATTGAGGATGTCTTAGACTTATTAAAAGTAGAATAA